GTCGGGCGCAGCGGCGCCGGCAAGTCGACGTTGGTCTCCCTGATTCCACGTTTCTATGATGTCGCCGAAGGTGCCGTGTGCATCGACGGCATCGACGTGCGCCGCCTGACCCTCGCCAGCCTGCGCGATCACATCGGCATCGTGCCGCAAGACTCGATCCTCTTCAGCGGTACGCTGCAAGAAAACTTGTTGTACGGCAAGCCGGACGCGACCGAGTCCGACGTGCTGGCGGCGGCCCGTGCCGCCAACGCCGACGAGTTCATCGCTCAACTTCCGGACGGCTATCTCACGGTTGTCGGTGAACGTGGTCTGCGCCTGTCCGGCGGGCAGCGACAGCGGATGGCGATCGCGCGCACGTTCTTGAAGGACCCTCGGATCCTGATCCTCGATGAAGCCACCGCCGCGCTCGACTCCGAGTCGGAGAACTTGATCCACGACGTGCTGCGCCGCTTGATGCATGGGCGCACGACGTTCATCATCGCCCACCGGCTGTCGACGGTGATGAATGCGGATCGCATCGTGGTGATCGAGCGGGGCGCGATTTGTGAGGTGGGCCGCCATGCGGACCTGCTGGCGCGACGGGGCGTGTACAGCCAGCTCTACGAGGAACAGTTCCGCCCTGGCAGTGTCCGCAGCCTCATCCCGGGAGACCAGAACGGGGAGGCTCGATGAGGACGTGTTCGGGGTTGTCCGCGCTTGCAAAAGACGGTTAATCCCGCAACTCTGCGGCTTCGTGGCGATGGGATGGTGGAAATTCTTGGTGATCATGTGACCGGTGACGGGTTGTGGGTGCTATGAAGTCACCGCTCCTTCGATTCACGTTGATCTTCTTCGGCTCGCTCCTCGGCTTCAGCGTGCTGAGT
The Candidatus Binatia bacterium DNA segment above includes these coding regions:
- a CDS encoding ATP-binding cassette domain-containing protein; its protein translation is VGRSGAGKSTLVSLIPRFYDVAEGAVCIDGIDVRRLTLASLRDHIGIVPQDSILFSGTLQENLLYGKPDATESDVLAAARAANADEFIAQLPDGYLTVVGERGLRLSGGQRQRMAIARTFLKDPRILILDEATAALDSESENLIHDVLRRLMHGRTTFIIAHRLSTVMNADRIVVIERGAICEVGRHADLLARRGVYSQLYEEQFRPGSVRSLIPGDQNGEAR